From one Thamnophis elegans isolate rThaEle1 chromosome 7, rThaEle1.pri, whole genome shotgun sequence genomic stretch:
- the LOC116511495 gene encoding N-acylneuraminate cytidylyltransferase-like isoform X2, producing MAATVVGDPPSLAVASSRPSGDADSGSPHIAALILARGGSKGIPLKNIKLLAGVPLIGWVLRAALDSGAFQSVWISTDHDEIEKIAKQFGAQVHRRTSEVSKDSSTSLDTIVEFLQYHEEVDVVGNIQATSPCLHPTDLIKVVKMIREDGFDSVFSVVRRHQFRWSEVKKGVCEATVPQNLNPAKRPRRQDWDGELYENGSFYFAKRALIEKGYLQGGKMAYYEMRAEHSVDIDVDIDWPIAEQRVLRYGYFGKETLKEVKLLVCTIDGCLTTGHIYISEDGKEMVSYDVRDAVGINQLQKRGVEVRLISERDSSTKALFTSKLGCPAEVGVIDKLGVVEKWRKAMGLCWKEVAYLGNEDSDVECLKKASMSAVPADACPAAQKAASYICRSNGGRGAVREFAEHIILLMEKSLHIFSPH from the exons ATGGCTGCGACAGTTGTTGGGGATCCTCCTTCGCTCGCTGTCGCCTCTTCCCGGCCGTCGGGGGATGCCGACTCGGGGTCCCCTCACATAGCGGCGCTGATCCTGGCTCGAGGCGGCAGCAAAGGGATCCCGCTGAAGAACATTAAGCTCCTGGCTGGCGTCCCGCTGATTGGCTGGGTACTGAGGGCAGCCCTGGACTCCGGCGCCTTCCAgag TGTATGGATTTCCACAGATCACGATGAAATTGAGAAAATTGCCAAGCAGTTTGGAGCTCAGGTTCACCGGAGGACCTCGGAAGTGTCTAAAGATTCTTCTACCTCTTTGGATACCATTGTGGAGTTTCTCCAATATCACGAGG AGGTTGATGTCGTAGGAAACATTCAAGCAACTTCCCCTTGCCTGCATCCCACCGACCTCATCAAAGTGGTCAAAATGATCCGTGAGGATGGCTTTGACTCAGTCTTTTCAGTCGTGCGGCGGCACCAGTTCAGATGGAGTGAAGTTAAAAAAGGAG TCTGTGAAGCGACCGTCCCGCAAAATCTGAATCCTGCCAAGCGCCCTCGGCGACAGGACTGGGATGGCGAACTTTATGAAAACGGATCGTTTTACTTTGCCAAAAGAGCCTTGATTGAAAAGGGATATTTGCAG GGCGGGAAAATGGCGTACTACGAAATGCGAGCCGAGCACAGCGTGGACATAGATGTGGATATAGATTGGCCCATCGCGGAGCAACGGGTCCTAAG ATACGGCTACTTTGGGAAGGAGACCTTAAAGGAAGTGAAGCTTCTGGTTTGTACCATTGATGGATGCCTCACCACCGGTCACATCTACATCTCCGAAGATGGGAAAGAGATGGTTTCCTATGATGTCAGAGATGCGGTTGGAATCAATCAGCTTCAGAAAAGAGGCGTCGAG GTACGGCTGATCTCCGAGAGGGACTCTTCCACCAAGGCGCTCTTCACCTCGAAGTTGGGCTGCCCCGCGGAAGTCGGGGTGATAGACAAGCTGGGTGTCGTGGAGAAATGGCGGAAGGCCATGGGGTTGTGCTGGAAGGAGGTGGCATATTTAG GAAATGAAGACTCGGATGTGGAGTGTCTCAAGAAAGCCAGCATGAGCGCCGTCCCTGCGGACGCTTGTCCAGCTGCACAGAAAGCGGCGAGCTACATCTGCAGGTCCAATGGCGGCCGCGGGGCCGTTCGGGAGTTCGCCGAGCACATCATCCTTTTGATGGAAAAG agtctccacatcttttctccacattga
- the LOC116511495 gene encoding N-acylneuraminate cytidylyltransferase-like isoform X1 — protein sequence MAATVVGDPPSLAVASSRPSGDADSGSPHIAALILARGGSKGIPLKNIKLLAGVPLIGWVLRAALDSGAFQSVWISTDHDEIEKIAKQFGAQVHRRTSEVSKDSSTSLDTIVEFLQYHEEVDVVGNIQATSPCLHPTDLIKVVKMIREDGFDSVFSVVRRHQFRWSEVKKGVCEATVPQNLNPAKRPRRQDWDGELYENGSFYFAKRALIEKGYLQGGKMAYYEMRAEHSVDIDVDIDWPIAEQRVLRYGYFGKETLKEVKLLVCTIDGCLTTGHIYISEDGKEMVSYDVRDAVGINQLQKRGVEVRLISERDSSTKALFTSKLGCPAEVGVIDKLGVVEKWRKAMGLCWKEVAYLGNEDSDVECLKKASMSAVPADACPAAQKAASYICRSNGGRGAVREFAEHIILLMEKVNSAGKNLGRTS from the exons ATGGCTGCGACAGTTGTTGGGGATCCTCCTTCGCTCGCTGTCGCCTCTTCCCGGCCGTCGGGGGATGCCGACTCGGGGTCCCCTCACATAGCGGCGCTGATCCTGGCTCGAGGCGGCAGCAAAGGGATCCCGCTGAAGAACATTAAGCTCCTGGCTGGCGTCCCGCTGATTGGCTGGGTACTGAGGGCAGCCCTGGACTCCGGCGCCTTCCAgag TGTATGGATTTCCACAGATCACGATGAAATTGAGAAAATTGCCAAGCAGTTTGGAGCTCAGGTTCACCGGAGGACCTCGGAAGTGTCTAAAGATTCTTCTACCTCTTTGGATACCATTGTGGAGTTTCTCCAATATCACGAGG AGGTTGATGTCGTAGGAAACATTCAAGCAACTTCCCCTTGCCTGCATCCCACCGACCTCATCAAAGTGGTCAAAATGATCCGTGAGGATGGCTTTGACTCAGTCTTTTCAGTCGTGCGGCGGCACCAGTTCAGATGGAGTGAAGTTAAAAAAGGAG TCTGTGAAGCGACCGTCCCGCAAAATCTGAATCCTGCCAAGCGCCCTCGGCGACAGGACTGGGATGGCGAACTTTATGAAAACGGATCGTTTTACTTTGCCAAAAGAGCCTTGATTGAAAAGGGATATTTGCAG GGCGGGAAAATGGCGTACTACGAAATGCGAGCCGAGCACAGCGTGGACATAGATGTGGATATAGATTGGCCCATCGCGGAGCAACGGGTCCTAAG ATACGGCTACTTTGGGAAGGAGACCTTAAAGGAAGTGAAGCTTCTGGTTTGTACCATTGATGGATGCCTCACCACCGGTCACATCTACATCTCCGAAGATGGGAAAGAGATGGTTTCCTATGATGTCAGAGATGCGGTTGGAATCAATCAGCTTCAGAAAAGAGGCGTCGAG GTACGGCTGATCTCCGAGAGGGACTCTTCCACCAAGGCGCTCTTCACCTCGAAGTTGGGCTGCCCCGCGGAAGTCGGGGTGATAGACAAGCTGGGTGTCGTGGAGAAATGGCGGAAGGCCATGGGGTTGTGCTGGAAGGAGGTGGCATATTTAG GAAATGAAGACTCGGATGTGGAGTGTCTCAAGAAAGCCAGCATGAGCGCCGTCCCTGCGGACGCTTGTCCAGCTGCACAGAAAGCGGCGAGCTACATCTGCAGGTCCAATGGCGGCCGCGGGGCCGTTCGGGAGTTCGCCGAGCACATCATCCTTTTGATGGAAAAGGTGAATTCGGCGGGAAAAAACTTGGGCCGAACAAGCTAG